The genomic window AGCTCCATCACAGCGGCAATGGCCGTATTGAAGGTGATACGGCGGCCGATGTCATCGCTGGCTTTCTTGATGGTTTCATGGGTCTTGCGCCGCATGGCCTTCTGATCATCGTTCAGGCTGGCAGTCTCCAGGGCAGGCGGCTGGCCAGCCCCCAGATGTTCCTGCACCTGACGCCACAGGCGCTTGATAAAGCGGTGCGCGCCTTCTACGCCAGATTCCGACCATTCCAGCGACTGCTCCGGCGGAGCAGCAAACATCATGAACAGGCGCACGGTGTCAGCGCCAAACTTGTCTATCATCGATTGCGGGTCAACGCCGTTGTTCTTGGACTTGGACATCTTCTCGATGCCACCCATCTCGACCGGCTGACCATCGCTGACCAGTATGGCGCTGATCGGGCGGCCCTTGTCATCGCGCTTGACCTCGACATCCGCCGGGTTGAACCATTGCTTACCGCCGTTGGAGGTCGTGCGGTAGTAGGTTTCAGCAATCACCATGCCCTGGGTGAGCAGGCGCTGGAAGGGCTCGCTGGCCTCGACCAGCCCGAAATCACGCATCAGCTTGGTGAAAAAGCGCGCATACAGCAGGTGGAGAATGGCGTGTTCGATGCCGCCCACATACAGGTCGACCGGCAACCAGTAGTTGACCCTGTCGTCGAGCATGGCTTCATGGTTATCCGCACAGCAGAAGCGCGCAAAATACCAAGAAGATTCCATAAAGGTGTCAAAGGTATCGGTTTCGCGCAGCCAGCCATCGCCCAGTTCGGAGAACTCTGGCATTTTCTTCAACGGCGAGCCGGAGGCATCGACGGTGACTTCCATCGGCAGCTCGACCGGTAATTCCTCGTCGGTGAGCGGCACGGTTTCACCGGCGGGGCCGTACTTCACCGGAATCGGCGCACCCCAGTAGCGCTGGCGGGCAACGCCCCAGTCGCGCAGGCGATAGTTGGTCTTGACTTCACCACGGCCCATTTCAGCCAGTTTGGTGGCAATGGCCTCAAAGGCGGCTGCGAAAGCCAGGCCATCAAGCTCGCCCGAGTTAATCAGCGTACCGTAGTCGGTGTAGGCTCCTTCAGAAAGGTCAGGGGTGCTGCCATCTTCAGCGGCAATCACCGGGAGAATCTCGATGCCGTACTTGGTGGCAAACTCCCAATCGCGCTGATCATGAGCTGGCACGGCCATAACGGCGCCAGTGCCGAATTCCATCAGCACGAAGTTGGCCACATAGATGGGTACTTGCTTGCCATTAAGCGGATGAATGGCGATATGTCCGGTGGGCAGGCCTTTTTTCTCACGCTTGGCCATTTCGGCTTCAGAGGTACCGCCCTTGGCACACTCCTCACGGAAGTTGGCAATCTCAGCGCTGGTTTCAGCCGCCTGCTTGGCCAGCGGGTGGTCGGCGGCTACCGCCATGTAGCTGACCCCCATCAGAGTATCCGGGCGGGTGGTGTAGACCGACAGCGGCTCAGCGAGCTGACCCTCTGCGGTTTCAATATCAAAACTCAGTTCGACGCCACGGGATTTGCCAATCCAGTTGCGCTGCATGGTTTTGACCTGTTCCGGCCAGTCGATATGATCCAGATCCGCCAGCAGTTCATCAGCGTAATCGGTAATTTTCAAAAACCACAGGGGGATTTCCTTACGTTCGACAAGAGCGCCGGAGCGCCAGCCACGGCCTTCAATCACCTGTTCATTGGCCAGTACGGTCTGGTCGACCGGGTCCCAGTTGACCGTCGACATCTTCTTGTATACCAGCCCTTTATCCACCAGCTTGGTGAAGAACCACTGTTCCCAGCGGTAATAGCTGGTATCACAGGTGGCAAATTCGCGACCCCAGTCATAGGCGAACCCCAGCGCTTTCAGCTGGTTGCGCATATAATCGATATTCTGGTAGGTCCACTTGGCGGGCGGCACCTGGTTCTGGATCGCCGCATTTTCGGCGGGCATGCCAAATGCATCCCACCCCATCGGCTGCATGACGTTCTTGCCCTGCATACGCTGGAAGCGCGAAACCACATCGCCGATGGTGTAGTTACGCACATGGCCCATATGCAGTTTGCCGCTGGGGTAGGGGAACATCGAGAGGCAGTAGAACTTCTCTTTTGAAGCATCCTCTACGGCTTTGAAGCACTGGTTCTTGTCCCAATACTGCTGTACCTGGTGTTCGAGTTCACGTGGGCTGTAATGTGCGTCCATCGGTTTGTTCAATGCCTTGGCGTGGGCGCCCGTAAAAAAATCGGGCAGGGTGAATGATGAAAATCCAATGTATGTTGTCGCATCTGATTGTATCCTATGCGAGAGGAACCTTGAACGGTAACCCAACATCCGCGCAACGTGAGTAAGGAGAGGTTTATGCAACAGCAACAAGACAAACGCCTGCGCGAAGGCTATGAACGCCTGCTGGAGCGGCTGCAGGAAGGCGCCAATGAACTGACCTGGGATGCACTGCAGAAGGACCTTGATGACGCGGTTGAATTTGAAAGTGAGCTGGAAGAGTTCACCAAGGATGAACTGGCCCTGCTGCGCGCCTGGGTAGAGCGCGACCTGAAAGACATGCGCTTCTTCCTGGCGGATACCGGCAAGCAGGTCGCCCAGTGGCTGGATATTGATATCGATGCGCTATCGCGCCGGGTGGCGGAATCGCTGCTCTCGATTGCTGACCGCAGTGTGGTCGAGCGCGAACGCTTTGAAGATGATCTGGAAGCGGCCCGTGCCGACTACTGCGCAGGCGAGATGGCCGCCCCTGGCAAGATGGCCTGCGTACACTGTGACGCCGTTGTCACTCTGGAGGAAGTCGCCCGCCTTGAACCTTGCCACCAGTGCGGCCACCGTTACTTCTACCGCCTGTCTCAAGCGTCCTAGACCTTTAACCAAGCGCCTAACAGGCTAATCATGACCACCACGCCGCTGCTCAGCGCAGCGGCATAGATCAGGTTGTTCTTCATCATAAATCGAGTGCACCCAGAGCAGGGTGGCCAGTGGCAAAAAGCTGAGCAAAGCCTGAGGGGTGCCAAAGTCGTCTAACAGCGATTAGCATCTCCGGCTAAGGGCAGGCTTAGGTTTCGTCCATGTTGGTAGAATGCTTTGCACAGCTTGATAATGTCACTTAATATAGAATCATATAATCTAAATCGATACGGCTTATCCAAAAGAATTAATAAATTAAATCAATGATTTAATTGGTGAAAAAAATGGTTTCTTACATCAGTGTAAGCCAGAAAAATGGTTTCGCGCTTCGCCTGCAAGAAAAAGAGCGCATCCGTTTCAAAGAGTATGCCGAGATGAAGGTGTCGGCTGAAGAAGTGGAGCGTGCCTCTCAGTTTTCTGGTGCAAGGGAACGCGCCCGCATTATTCGCGGAGCCCCCGTGCCTGCCCCTTTATAAGCGAGAATGAATGACAGATAGTCTTTCGATCAAGCCGATACTGCGGCTTATCGCTGAGCTGCCTCTGGAACACCAAGAGCGCCTGGTACTCCTCGGAGGCCAGGCGATTGCGTTTTGGGGTGCCTATTTTTTTGAAGATCGTTTGGAAACGCCGGAAGCGGCAGCACTGACTTCCTCTGATTTAGACATTGCTGCTGGCAGTAAAGAGGGAGTGCGGGTGTTGGCCAGGGCGTGGGAAGCGTCAGCTACATTCCCTGGCCCTGATGACCAAACGCCCAATATGGCTGTTATTGAATTGCAACGCCCCGAGCTACGTGAAGGGGGAGGGCATTTCACGGTCGATGTGATGAACAGTGTTTATGGCAATGTTGACGCTAGTGATCTAACCGCTTGGTCCGAATTGGTAGAGTGGACGCTGGATGAAGAGGCACATAGCGTTGTGCGGTTTCGTGTGGTGTCTCCGCAAATGCTTCTATGGACACGCATCGCTAATTTGCAATATCGATACATGAGCGAGTCAGCCACGCAACGTGAGCTCGTGAGAACTAAAGTGCTTTGTGAAATTGTAAGGGAACATCTTGATAACTTTGCACAAGATATTCTTCTGGAACCGGCATTGCGACGGCCGGCACTGAAACATGCGGCTTTCGTATATCGGGACATTGCGAAAAGGAGGGAAACCAGGGTTGTATTGGCTAATCATCCTGAATTGATTGAGCCGTTTATGGGTACCATTCCTGATTCTCCCTTCTGGCCCGATAAACTTCCTGACGCTGCTACCAGGTGGCAGCGCTGGTTAAGTCGACGTGTTGAAACGCTGCGTGCTCATCGTAAAAATCGTGCAGCCATCAAAGCGGCTAAACAGGCTTCTTCGAACGATGCATAAGTGACTTTATTCCCGCACTTTTATCTGCATGCTACTGACACACCCACTCTTTCTTATCTCCTGGGTTATCTGGGTGATCAGCTAGGGGGTATCGGTCTTGGCTTTTCAGCCAATGGGCTGTTTACACCACAAATGCTTTTCCTATTATGTGCGAGGTGGCGCCTTGCATCAGCAGCCACCGCTATTTCTATCGCCTGTCGCAAGCGTCCTAGACCTTTAACCAGGCGCCTAACAGGCTAATCATGACCACCACGCCGCTGCTCAGCGCAGCGGCATAGATCAGGTTGTTCTTCATCATATGGTAGCCACTCACCCCATAGCGGCCCTGCAATGACAGGTTGATGCCTGACAGCGGGCCAACGCTGGTGCCCACCGCCCAGGCAGACAGAGCCACAAAGGCAAAAAGAGTCTGCTCAGCGCCTTCAAGGGGCAGCATTGAGGCCAGCACCGAGACGCCGATAATCGGATGCAAACCTAGCAGAGCGCTCAGGGAAATGGTCGCAAAGCTGATCAAGGCCTGAGGGATGCCGAACTCGGCAAACAGCGACCAGCTATCGCCGGTGGCGGCCTCCAGCAGCGTTGACAGCCCCAGGGTCAATAAACCCGCGGCCAGAAATAGCGAAATCTCTCCGCGCATGGCTGGCAAGCGGTTAAGGGTATGCTGGGTGGCCCGCCGACGAGTCCATTTCAGGCCTTCTGGCAGGTTGCTGGCGATAGCCACCAGTGGCAGCAGAAAGGTAATAATGCTGACAATGGAAAGCGCTGGCGTCAGCACAAAATGAAACAGCATCACCAAGGCAGCCATGCCAACCGGCATCAGCAGGCTGCGCGGTGAAAGCGAAAAGCCGTCGGTATCGCTCAGGTCAAAGCGCTGGCGCAGCTCCAGCGCCGTGAACAGCCCGGCCAGCATGGCCAGTGGAAAGCCTACCACCGCCACGGTCAGGTAGTTCATTTCCGGCACCAAGGCCATCACCACCCCCATGGAAGCAAAAAACGGTGACCACAGCGCCGCGCTGGAAAGCCCCCGGTTCAGAGCCAGAAACTGTGGCGTACTCAGCGGCTTATGGCGGGCCAGGCGGTCTCCGACCATGAAGACCGTTGAAAGGTTGAGAATCGTGCCGAGAAAATGCACCCCCAACCAGGTACGTAAAATCCCGCCTGCACCCGTCACTGATTGCCCCGGCACGCCCTTGCGGCCCTGCTGTTTACCAATCAGTGAAATAAAGCTCACCCCTACCAGCATAGCGACCACAAAGGTGTTGCCGGTTAGCATGCCAGGCCAATCAATGGCCGCACCATACACAAAGCGCGCCATCAGCAGCATACCCAGGCCAACGGCTATCAAGGCCGCTGCCTGTAGGCGTGAACGACGTGGAATGTCCCGCCACAGCAGCACCACCCCAAGCCATAGCAAATAACTCACTGCCAGCACGGTGGAAACCCAGCCGGTAAAGCCGACTATCTGTAACAGCAGTGCCAAAGCGATCAATACCCCCGCTAACCGCTGCCTGATGGTTGTCTCTTGCATCTTATTCCCTTGGGGAGTGAGGAGGGCAGGCTAATCGGGATTGTACTGATTTACCAGCCACCTGGTACAAGCTACTGGGTATTTACGTGACACAATAAAAGAACAGCGCGCTTTGCAAGGCTAACGTGAGGTAGGTAAAGTAAAAACACATAGATAAGTAAGTGCTCAATCAGCATGGGTGAAAATGGCCTGATTTTCATTTCCTGCTGGTGTGTCTTGGCGGTAGCGTGGCTGAGAAAGCTAGTTAGCGACGATATTAGCAGGTTGAAATTTTCCATACGATTGCCCTGATACTCCTCGCTTGCTTAGTTTTGTGCCGCAAGGAAGCCGTTGAATCGCTTAGAAAAAGTTGGAAATGAGCAAAAGTTGCAAGTAGGTCTATCCTTTCTTACGGGGAAAGGTGCTTTAAGCTTCCTGTATTCCCTGCACGACTGGATCGCCAACTACATCGATTCGGACATGGCCTGCCAGGCAACATGCTGATGGAGATAAGTCATGGCCAGAAATATGCATGAATATACTCATATATTGTAATTATGAACAAAATAACTCATAGTTGAGATTAATGTATATTAAGGTTCATAGTAATGCTGGCTACCGTTGTACTGTGCGATATCAGGGATTCTCGCAAGATCTCAGATCGACAAGCGTTTGCCGCTCAGGTATCCCACTGTCTGGACGCGCTTAATGAGCAGCCAGATGATCTGATTGCAAAATTTGCCGTACAGGCCGGTATTGATGAATTTGCCGGTATTGTGACCACTCCAGCCAGTGGTCGAATCATGCAAAAACTCTGGTTTGGACTTTATCCTCAAGCAGTCAGATGCTCGGTGGTGGTTGGCGATCTGGATGTTCAGGCCATCGCCAATGATTCCGATCAGCCGCCTGCCGTGTATCACTTTGATGGTCCAGCTTTTCATCAGGCCGCAGATCAACTGGTCGTAATGCAACAGTCGGAGCAACTGTTTCGTTATCACCACGCTAATCTGGAGACCTGGCAAAGCGAGCTGATAAGCGCACTGGGTGATCAGCTGTATGCGCAGATGCTGGGCTGGACACACCGCCAGCACGAGATCGTCCGCGAGTATATGCAGCGTGACTCACAATCTGCAACGGCCAGGCATCTCGGCATCGATCAGTCGGCCATCAGTCACAGCCTGTCTGCCATGGACTACTCACGCTTCAGAAGAAATCTTGGCCTTTGGCAGGCATGTTTCGATGAAATATAGCTGCGTTTTCCTCAACTCAATAGCAACCAATAAAAGCTTGGATCAAGTATGGAAATTCTAGTTTGGCTGATCGCCTACACACTCACTGCTTCATTAAGCGGGGTGTTCGTAAGAAAATGTTTTAGCATGGCTAAAGTACCCGATGTCAACGATGAAAGAGAGAGTGTTGGTGGAGTGATCGGCAAACTTGAAAACGTACTGGTTCTCACGATCGTGATGGTCGAAGCCTATACCGCTCTTGCATTGATTTTTGCCGCCAAGAACATTGTACGAATCGATAAAAATGACGAAAAGTCAATCAACTATTACATTCTCGGCACTCTGGCCAATTTTACATGGTCACTTGTCATGGCCATGTTGGCCAAGTTCGTTATTATCTATCTGAGCCCCTCATAGCCGATCAATGCGATCACGCAAAGCGACTGAACTGTCTTTACCAGGCAGCGAAAGCTCACCTCTACCAGCAACCACAAAGATATTGCCAGTTAGCAGGCTAATATTGTCTGCGATGCTTTACCAGCCGACAAGTGCCAGCATCTCGTCAGTGAAGTGAATTGATAAAACTCTGAATTCAATAAGCCGTGTCAGACGAATCCTCGGTAAACGCTTTTGCGTTGAGGAAAAAGGTGCCCATAAAACTGGTTATCTGCTAAATTAGTGCATGTAGATAAACAGTGTCTACACGTACTCATATCAACGATAGCGACAGGAGATGATTTATGGCTGAGTGGCGTAAAGTAGCGAAAGGCTTTGCCTTGGGTGACGGGCACGTTAGCACTAAAGAAGTGGACTTGTTGCGCGAGCTGATTCTGAAGGACGATCATGTAAGCCAGAGCGAACTGAATTTTCTGAAAGAAATCAAAGCTGAAGCGAAAACGTCAGTCCAGGTGCTGGACGAGTTGATCGCTGAATGTGAAGAAATGGTCAACGGCAAATAAAAGTCGTTAGTAACCAAGGCGCGGCTGAGCATGCTTGCGTGCTGCGCCTATCGATATTGCTCCAAATGGCGTCATCGCCAGTAATACGCAGATACATATCCCATTCGGTTTTCCTTTCAATACGTCAGCCCACTGCCGCTTGATTGCGCTGCAGCTCCTCAATAGCTTCTTATCTACATACTTGAGCAGCTAACCAGACACGACACTAGGTGTTAAACTTGGTTGAGTAAGCTATTCAGCTACCCGTTCCAAGATCAGGAGTGTGCTTGCTGTATATAAGAGCATTTGTTGCTGTCGTCTTTTTGTTGCCTGGGGTAGCCAGCGCACTTTCGCTGGATGAGGCGCTGGCCACCGCCACGCGTGAGGCGACCCAACTACAAACCCTGGAGGCGGAGGTTCAGGAAGCGGAAGCCGTCTATCAACAGTCCTCTCAGGCGTTTCTGCCCACTGTTACCACGGATGCGGCGTGGCTGCGGGCGGATTCCTCGTTGATTACCGGTGTGCCAGTGCCGGTGCTGGGGATACCGCCGCGTATCGAGAGCACTGATTTCGGGCCGGTAGAAGGTTCGATGGTGGGGCTTCAGCTCATCCAGCCTGTCTACAACGCCGATGCCCTGCAACAGCGTGAGGCAGCCCGTCTGAATGTCGATGCCCGCCAAGAAGCGCAACAATGGGGGCAGCAGGCCCTGCGTCTGGAAGTGGCTCGCCGCTACTTCAATATCCTGCGATTACAGCAGCATGAAAGCGCTGCCCGCCTGTCTCACACGGCGGCTCAAAAGGCTGCCCGGCTGGCTGAGGCAAGCTATCAACAGGGGATGGCGGCGCGCCTGGACATGGAACAGGCCAATGCCCAGCGGGCGGCCGCCGAAGCGCGTGTTGCCCAGGCGCAAAGCGACGCATTGGAGGCGGAATACCAGCTAAAGAATCTGCTGGGTATGGCGCCACAGGAGCCGCTGCACGTGACAGACTCCATGCCGCGTCCCCATCCGCCAGTCACAAGGGACGATACCACGCCGCGCAGAGACCTGCAGGCCCGCAAACTGGCCGTTGATGCCGCAGAGGCCAAGGCCAGCGCCTCACAAGCCGAGTGGCTCCCCCGGGTGAACCTGCTGGCCAGGCAGCAGTGGGTGCAAGGCAATCAGCCGCTGGAAGATCATGCCGATGGCTGGCTAGTGGCGGTCAATCTGCAATGGACGCTGTTTGATGGATTTGGCCGTGAAGGGCGAATGGCCGAATCCCGAGCCCAGGCCCGGAAGGCAAAGGTTGAAATGGAGGATACCCGACGGCGGATTCAGCAGGAACAGGCAGTGGCCACCCGCCAGTGGCAGGCGGCATACACCGCCTGGCAGGCCGCTGAAAACGCTGAAAAAGCCGCTGAACGTGCCGCACGCCTGGCCATACGACGCTATGAAGAAGGCCTGGGGTCAATGACAGAGCTGCTTGCTGCCCAGGCGCGCCTGGATCAGCAGCAAGCCACCCTGATTGATGCCCGCTACCAGGCCCTGCTTGCCGGTATGAACTACCATTTGCAGAACGGCCGTGACCCCTTACTCGCGCTTGGTCAACCGTCCCCATGAAGATGCTTGTCTCAACATTTCTGTTAGCAATGATGCTGTTGCTTACCGGCTGTTTCAGCGATGCGCCGCCATCCAAGGAAACAGCCAGCGAAATCCCCAGCGTCCAGATTGCCGAGGTTCAGGCCTGGCAGGGGGCGGTCAGCCAGAAGCTGCCCGGCGTGGTGCGCCCCGGCAAGCGTGCGGCCCTGAGCACCCGTTTTGCCGGCACCCTGCTGTCAGTCGAGGTTAACCCCGGTGACAGGGTGGCCACCGGCGACCTGCTGGCCAGGGTGGATGCCAGGGAAGTCAATGCCGCCATCGCGGCGACACGCACCAAAATCAGCGCCACTCAAGCTGGCGTGGAACAGGCCCGGCTGGAAAGCCAACGGTTGGAGCGGCTTTACGCCGAAGACCTGATAGCCCGTGTTCGAATGGAAAGGGCCCAGGTCAAGTATCAGGAACTGCAAGCCCAGCTCCAGGCCGCCGAGTCCGAACTTGAGGCCCAGCAGGCAAACCTGAGCTATACCCGGTTAACCGCACCTTTCAACGGCAGGGTGACCGAAACGCCGGTGGATACCGGCAGTTTTGTCGGGCCTGGCCAGCCATTGGTGATCATGGAATCCCGGGGTCAGTTACGCGTGGATGTTCCGGTGTCCAGCCAGGTGGCTTCCCGCCTTGCGCCCGGTGCGCAGCTTTCCGTGATTATCGGGCCGCAGGGTAAAAGCCTGCCGGCCTCTCTGATCAGCGTGGTGCCAGCGCTAGGGGAAGAGGCCACCGGCCAGCGCCTGAGGTTGAGCCTGGAAACCACCGATGACCAGCTTGCGCCAGGTCAGGTTGTCTCTGTGCTGGTGCCGAATAGGGCGCAGCAGACGCAGGCCAGCGAGTGGGTGGGGCTGCCCCAGGCGGCACTGTTGCGCAGAGGCCAACTGACCGGAACGCTGGTGGTCGAGCAGACCAGCAGTGGCTCTGTCGTGCGTCTTGAGTGGATAAAGCTGGCTAACCCACCAGCCAATGACAGTGAGCTGATTCCCGTGACCCAGGGCTTAACGGTGGGCGACAAGGTGGTATTGAACCCTTCTGCCAAACTTGAGGACGGGCAAACGGTCACGGTCAAGCCATCAGGGCCGCAACATGCAGGAGAGTAAGCTGGGTCTGGCAGGGCGGATTGCCAATCGGCTGCTTGATTCGCCCATCGTGCCGCTTTTTGTGGTGGCCTGCTTGCTGCTAGGCGGCTATGCACTTTTGGTAACGCCCCGGGAAGACCGGCCGGATATTGATGTGCCCACTGCCACGATCCTCATCCCCTGGCCGGGGGCTGGCGTTGAGCGCGTTGATAACCAGCTGGCGCGTAAAGCGGCCAGCTGGGTGCGGGAACTTCCCAATGTCAGTGATGTGCGCAATAGCAGCTCAAGCCATGCGGCGCTTCTATCAGTAGAGTTTACTCCGGGTACGGCCAAGGAAAAGGCCTTTTCGCAGCTGAGTGAACTGTTTGGCGCCCGTCGTGATGCTCTGCCCACTAACGCCGGCCCGGCCACCATTGAGACCTATGGGGCCTCGCGCCTGGCAGTGCTGACGGCCACCCTCAGCAGCAAGACCCTGGGCCCGGACGGGCTGGAAGAGGTGGCGGCTGAACTGACGTCAGATGTCTTGCGTATTCCCGGCGTGCGCGACGTGGAACGTTTCGGCGGCGACCGCGCTGCGATTGAAATCCTGCCGGACCCAAACGAACTGGCGGCCCGCAAGATCCCCCTGAACCAGTTGGCCGAGGCGGTAGCGGGTGCCAATCTGCAGGTGCCCACCGGCCGCCTGGAAAGCCCGCCGGTCACCAATCTTCAGGCAGGAATGAAGCTAGATCAGCTTGAGCAGCTGGGGCGCATCCCCGTCGGTAGCGATGGCGGAGGCCCGGTTTATCTGGAGCAGGTGGCGGATATTCGCCATGGCCGAGTGGAAAACAATCAGGCCGTACTGCACTGGCAGGAAGGCCATTCAGCGCCTTTCCCGGCCGTGACGCTGGCACTAACCACCCTGGAAGGCCGGAACGTTAGCAATGTGACGGAAGCAGTCATCACGCGGCTGGAGCAGTTCCAACAAGAGGTCCTGCCGTCGGACGTCCACCTAGATATCACCCTGGATGCGGGGGAGGATGCCACGGCCAGGGTCTACAGCGTGCTGTCGCAGTTATTAACCGGCACCCTGGTCGTCGTAGGAATTATCTGGCTGGGTCTCGGCTGGCGGGCCGCCGTGGTGATCGCCATCATGATGCCGTCTTCGCTGGCGATTGTGCCCTACCTGTACCATCACCTGGGGTTCACCCTGAACCCGGTATCGATTGCCGCCATGATTCTGGCCATCGGCATCCTCTCGGATGATGCCGTGGTCATACTGGAAAACGTTGCGAGACATTTTCAGCGCGCGGGCGAAAAAAGTCGTGAGCTTACCGTCAAGGCGGTCAATGAGGTGGGTAACCCGACCATACTGGCAGATCTGCTGGTGGTCGCGACCCTGTTACCCACCGCCTATATTACCGGCGAAATGGGCCAGTATATTCGCGCCATTCCGCTGGGCGCCTCGGCTGCCGTGCTGTTCTCCCTCTTGGTCGCCCTGACGATTACGCCTTATTTCGGCTATCGCTTGTTGAAAGTGAAGCAATCTGAAAGCGATGAGAAAGAAGAGCAGCAAAGCCACAAAGAGCGCAGAGAAGACAGCCCCTTTGTGGCGCGCTATCGCTGCCTGCTGGCGCCCTTTGTCCGCTTTGCCATATTGCGCTGGCTTTTCTATCTGGGCCTGGTGATCCTGTTGCTGTTAAGTCTTGCATTGGTAGCAACACGCAGCGTGCAGATCGGCCTTACGCCCTTGCTGGATCGGAATCTGTTTGCGGTCAATGTGGAGCTGCCCGCCACGGCCACCCTGACCGAGTCGCTTGGCGTGGCCTCTGATCTGAACCGGCAGCTGCGTCAATTGCCGGAAGTCAGGGCGGTCACCGTGTATGCTGGCCTGACCCCGCCGATGATCTATCCGCCAGAAACGCTCACGGCCCCCACTGATAAAGCGCCTCGGGATCTGACCCTGCATGTAAGCCTGGTGCCTGAACAGCAGCGTGACCGTCAGAGTTACCAGGTCAGCCGAGAGGTGGCTCAACAGCTCGGCAGCTGGCTGGCGCCTCAC from Halomonas sp. CH40 includes these protein-coding regions:
- a CDS encoding SatD family protein; translated protein: MLATVVLCDIRDSRKISDRQAFAAQVSHCLDALNEQPDDLIAKFAVQAGIDEFAGIVTTPASGRIMQKLWFGLYPQAVRCSVVVGDLDVQAIANDSDQPPAVYHFDGPAFHQAADQLVVMQQSEQLFRYHHANLETWQSELISALGDQLYAQMLGWTHRQHEIVREYMQRDSQSATARHLGIDQSAISHSLSAMDYSRFRRNLGLWQACFDEI
- a CDS encoding zinc ribbon-containing protein yields the protein MQQQQDKRLREGYERLLERLQEGANELTWDALQKDLDDAVEFESELEEFTKDELALLRAWVERDLKDMRFFLADTGKQVAQWLDIDIDALSRRVAESLLSIADRSVVERERFEDDLEAARADYCAGEMAAPGKMACVHCDAVVTLEEVARLEPCHQCGHRYFYRLSQAS
- a CDS encoding efflux RND transporter periplasmic adaptor subunit, whose amino-acid sequence is MKMLVSTFLLAMMLLLTGCFSDAPPSKETASEIPSVQIAEVQAWQGAVSQKLPGVVRPGKRAALSTRFAGTLLSVEVNPGDRVATGDLLARVDAREVNAAIAATRTKISATQAGVEQARLESQRLERLYAEDLIARVRMERAQVKYQELQAQLQAAESELEAQQANLSYTRLTAPFNGRVTETPVDTGSFVGPGQPLVIMESRGQLRVDVPVSSQVASRLAPGAQLSVIIGPQGKSLPASLISVVPALGEEATGQRLRLSLETTDDQLAPGQVVSVLVPNRAQQTQASEWVGLPQAALLRRGQLTGTLVVEQTSSGSVVRLEWIKLANPPANDSELIPVTQGLTVGDKVVLNPSAKLEDGQTVTVKPSGPQHAGE
- the leuS gene encoding leucine--tRNA ligase, whose amino-acid sequence is MDAHYSPRELEHQVQQYWDKNQCFKAVEDASKEKFYCLSMFPYPSGKLHMGHVRNYTIGDVVSRFQRMQGKNVMQPMGWDAFGMPAENAAIQNQVPPAKWTYQNIDYMRNQLKALGFAYDWGREFATCDTSYYRWEQWFFTKLVDKGLVYKKMSTVNWDPVDQTVLANEQVIEGRGWRSGALVERKEIPLWFLKITDYADELLADLDHIDWPEQVKTMQRNWIGKSRGVELSFDIETAEGQLAEPLSVYTTRPDTLMGVSYMAVAADHPLAKQAAETSAEIANFREECAKGGTSEAEMAKREKKGLPTGHIAIHPLNGKQVPIYVANFVLMEFGTGAVMAVPAHDQRDWEFATKYGIEILPVIAAEDGSTPDLSEGAYTDYGTLINSGELDGLAFAAAFEAIATKLAEMGRGEVKTNYRLRDWGVARQRYWGAPIPVKYGPAGETVPLTDEELPVELPMEVTVDASGSPLKKMPEFSELGDGWLRETDTFDTFMESSWYFARFCCADNHEAMLDDRVNYWLPVDLYVGGIEHAILHLLYARFFTKLMRDFGLVEASEPFQRLLTQGMVIAETYYRTTSNGGKQWFNPADVEVKRDDKGRPISAILVSDGQPVEMGGIEKMSKSKNNGVDPQSMIDKFGADTVRLFMMFAAPPEQSLEWSESGVEGAHRFIKRLWRQVQEHLGAGQPPALETASLNDDQKAMRRKTHETIKKASDDIGRRITFNTAIAAVMELSNTLAKFEDTSPQGLAVAREAVEASVLLLAPIVPHVSHILWEQLGHAEPVIDARWPQVDEQALTRDTIELVVQVNGKLRARLEADADADKATVEALAMADDNVQRHIDGKTVRKVIVVPGKLVNIVVSG
- a CDS encoding TolC family protein, with translation MLYIRAFVAVVFLLPGVASALSLDEALATATREATQLQTLEAEVQEAEAVYQQSSQAFLPTVTTDAAWLRADSSLITGVPVPVLGIPPRIESTDFGPVEGSMVGLQLIQPVYNADALQQREAARLNVDARQEAQQWGQQALRLEVARRYFNILRLQQHESAARLSHTAAQKAARLAEASYQQGMAARLDMEQANAQRAAAEARVAQAQSDALEAEYQLKNLLGMAPQEPLHVTDSMPRPHPPVTRDDTTPRRDLQARKLAVDAAEAKASASQAEWLPRVNLLARQQWVQGNQPLEDHADGWLVAVNLQWTLFDGFGREGRMAESRAQARKAKVEMEDTRRRIQQEQAVATRQWQAAYTAWQAAENAEKAAERAARLAIRRYEEGLGSMTELLAAQARLDQQQATLIDARYQALLAGMNYHLQNGRDPLLALGQPSP